A single genomic interval of Burkholderia sp. HI2500 harbors:
- a CDS encoding c-type cytochrome, whose translation MKGKQAGKFAVACMTAVTAFALPAAAGAQETVHYPAGKSLFDAQCAVCHQAGGKGQDGLAPPLTEYPGKYATAEPGRAQLVATLLHGMFGEIKVRDKHYNFKMPSFASASDDDIAHVLNYVVFDLNAQHGDAKPFTAADIRAARAKAMDGTAVHAQREVVIKGLGL comes from the coding sequence ATGAAAGGGAAGCAGGCAGGGAAGTTCGCCGTCGCATGCATGACGGCCGTGACGGCCTTCGCGTTGCCGGCCGCCGCCGGCGCGCAGGAAACCGTGCATTACCCGGCCGGCAAGAGTCTGTTCGACGCGCAGTGCGCGGTATGCCACCAGGCGGGCGGCAAGGGGCAGGACGGCCTCGCGCCGCCGCTGACCGAGTATCCGGGCAAGTACGCGACGGCCGAGCCGGGGCGCGCGCAACTGGTCGCAACGTTGCTGCACGGGATGTTCGGCGAGATCAAGGTGCGCGACAAGCACTACAACTTCAAGATGCCGTCGTTTGCGAGCGCGAGCGATGACGACATCGCGCACGTGCTCAACTACGTCGTGTTCGATCTCAACGCGCAGCATGGTGACGCGAAGCCGTTCACGGCGGCTGATATCCGTGCGGCGCGCGCGAAGGCGATGGATGGCACGGCCGTTCATGCGCAACGCGAAGTCGTCATCAAGGGGCTCGGCCTGTGA
- a CDS encoding DMT family transporter, translating to MTTLLSYLLVVAAGVSVALQQVLNANLRAQLGSPWWAGSVSYLVGLAAMLAVALLTPHPRLSGGATGAASWFSWTGGFFGAVFVGIAILMVPRLGAATTLALIVVGQMTGALAFDHFGVLGIQQHAASPIRLAGAACLILGVVLVRA from the coding sequence GTGACTACTCTCCTGTCCTATCTTCTGGTCGTGGCCGCCGGCGTCAGCGTGGCGTTGCAACAGGTGCTCAACGCCAATCTCCGTGCGCAGCTCGGCTCGCCGTGGTGGGCCGGTTCGGTCAGCTACCTCGTCGGCCTGGCCGCGATGCTCGCGGTCGCGCTGCTGACCCCGCATCCGCGCTTGAGCGGGGGCGCCACCGGCGCCGCGTCATGGTTCAGCTGGACCGGCGGGTTCTTCGGCGCGGTGTTCGTCGGCATCGCGATCCTGATGGTGCCGCGACTGGGCGCCGCGACGACGCTCGCGCTGATCGTCGTCGGGCAGATGACCGGCGCGCTCGCGTTCGACCACTTCGGCGTGCTCGGCATCCAGCAGCATGCGGCCAGCCCGATCCGCCTGGCCGGCGCGGCGTGCCTCATTCTCGGGGTGGTGCTGGTTCGGGCGTGA
- a CDS encoding MauE/DoxX family redox-associated membrane protein, whose translation MTIDPVLATSAQAGAAVVVLLGAFAKMRRPAAFSQALAGYRLLPDALTAPVAFAIPLAEAIGAAALLFPDTRTAGAIGLVALLVAFAAAIAINLVRGHTDIDCGCSGFAAARADAPRGIGWLHVGRALLLAALAATALVEPGARAVVWFDYLTLFFSVLLIVCALLTVDVLLANLPRLSHLRNS comes from the coding sequence ATGACGATCGATCCCGTACTTGCCACCAGCGCGCAGGCCGGCGCTGCCGTCGTCGTGCTGCTCGGCGCGTTCGCGAAGATGCGGCGGCCCGCCGCGTTCAGCCAGGCGCTCGCCGGCTACCGGCTGCTGCCCGACGCGCTGACCGCGCCCGTCGCGTTCGCGATTCCGCTCGCGGAAGCGATCGGCGCCGCGGCGCTGCTGTTTCCCGATACGCGCACGGCCGGCGCGATCGGTCTGGTCGCGCTGCTCGTGGCCTTCGCCGCCGCGATTGCGATCAATCTCGTGCGCGGCCACACCGACATCGACTGCGGCTGCTCCGGCTTCGCGGCGGCGCGCGCGGATGCGCCGCGCGGCATCGGCTGGCTGCACGTCGGGCGCGCGCTGCTGCTCGCCGCGCTGGCCGCGACCGCGCTCGTCGAGCCGGGTGCACGCGCGGTCGTGTGGTTCGACTACCTGACGCTGTTCTTCTCCGTGCTGCTGATCGTCTGCGCATTGCTCACCGTCGACGTGCTGCTCGCCAACCTACCGCGCCTTTCCCACTTGAGGAATTCATGA
- a CDS encoding LysR family transcriptional regulator yields MPSLRQIQYFLTVADLGGFTPAASALHVAQSALSRQIGQLEDELGFPLFDREPRGVRLTPAGALYRDRVASIPATLTAAADEGAQLSRGEAGVLRLLHSSTVPVGSLMPVLERFMRACPGARIDLDRASSEDQVLEIANGNADIGIVRLPVLRRDSRVRFVELAAERLCAAVPADHPLAGRKRMAISRLRHEPFVSAVYRERGGLARVVIDLCLKRGFVPAIARIVSPKTSMLNLVAAGHGVAIVPERMASLGIDGVVFVPISDEDARSVCALVLPVAPTVLADAFVRVIGA; encoded by the coding sequence ATGCCATCCCTGAGGCAAATCCAGTATTTCCTGACCGTGGCCGATCTCGGCGGCTTCACGCCGGCCGCGAGCGCGCTCCACGTCGCGCAGTCGGCGCTCAGCCGGCAGATCGGTCAACTGGAAGACGAGCTGGGGTTTCCGCTGTTCGACCGGGAGCCGAGAGGGGTACGACTCACGCCGGCCGGCGCGCTCTATCGCGATCGCGTGGCGTCGATTCCGGCGACCCTGACCGCCGCGGCCGACGAGGGCGCGCAGTTGTCGCGCGGCGAAGCGGGCGTCTTGCGGCTCCTGCATTCGAGCACCGTTCCCGTCGGCAGCCTGATGCCGGTGCTCGAGCGCTTCATGCGCGCGTGTCCGGGCGCACGGATCGATCTCGACCGCGCGTCGTCCGAGGATCAGGTGCTGGAGATCGCGAACGGCAACGCCGATATCGGGATCGTTCGTCTGCCGGTGCTGCGCCGCGATTCGCGCGTGCGCTTCGTCGAGCTCGCGGCCGAGCGTCTGTGTGCGGCGGTGCCGGCCGATCATCCGCTGGCGGGCCGCAAGCGCATGGCGATCTCGCGACTGCGGCACGAACCGTTCGTATCGGCCGTCTATCGGGAGCGGGGCGGGCTCGCGCGCGTCGTGATCGATCTTTGCCTGAAGCGCGGCTTCGTGCCGGCGATCGCCCGGATCGTGTCGCCGAAGACGTCGATGCTGAATCTCGTCGCGGCCGGGCACGGCGTCGCGATCGTGCCGGAACGGATGGCGAGTCTCGGGATCGACGGCGTCGTCTTCGTGCCGATTTCCGATGAAGACGCCAGGTCGGTGTGCGCGCTGGTGTTGCCGGTCGCGCCGACGGTGCTGGCGGATGCGTTCGTGCGGGTGATCGGGGCATAA
- a CDS encoding c-type cytochrome codes for MSSWLGSVSRRLSSLLMLAGAVAGLTTAPVHAEGAADAALARQHWVLNCMGCHTATGGGIPGKVPPLANSLGYFTHLPAGREYVMRVPGASNSALSDQDLADVLNWVLTTMNRDALPRDFKPYTAAEVAAHRRPALSDVATVRAGLVRALQARGIDGVTDRY; via the coding sequence ATGTCGTCGTGGCTCGGCAGCGTGTCGCGTCGGCTGTCGTCGTTGCTGATGCTGGCCGGAGCAGTCGCAGGTTTGACCACGGCACCCGTGCATGCCGAAGGCGCGGCCGACGCGGCGCTCGCGCGCCAGCACTGGGTGCTCAACTGCATGGGCTGCCATACGGCGACGGGCGGCGGCATCCCCGGCAAGGTGCCGCCGCTCGCCAACTCGCTCGGCTATTTCACGCATCTGCCGGCCGGGCGCGAGTACGTGATGCGCGTGCCCGGCGCGTCGAATTCGGCGCTGTCGGACCAGGATCTCGCCGACGTGCTCAACTGGGTACTCACGACCATGAACCGCGACGCACTGCCGCGCGACTTCAAGCCTTATACGGCCGCCGAAGTCGCCGCGCACCGCCGTCCCGCCTTGTCCGACGTCGCGACCGTGCGCGCCGGCCTCGTGCGCGCGTTGCAGGCGCGCGGGATCGACGGCGTCACGGATCGCTATTGA
- a CDS encoding methylamine dehydrogenase light chain, which translates to MGLFDSWFERSARGVAQHSSRRSAMAKLGKVLVGSALLPLLPIDRTAYAADAASGASAASGGAATAASDDPMSCDYWKYCAIDGWLCSCCGGTSSSCPPGTTPSPITWIGTCRNPHDGSDYIVSYNDCCGKTSCGKCFCNRNEREKPLYKLSLNNDINWCMANGNSNYHCSVSVLLGAAKQ; encoded by the coding sequence ATGGGCCTGTTTGATTCATGGTTCGAGCGGTCGGCGCGCGGCGTCGCGCAGCACAGTTCGCGGCGCAGCGCGATGGCGAAGCTCGGCAAGGTGCTGGTGGGATCGGCGCTGCTGCCGCTGCTGCCCATCGATCGCACCGCGTATGCGGCCGATGCGGCATCGGGTGCGTCGGCTGCGTCCGGGGGCGCCGCGACGGCGGCGAGCGACGATCCGATGAGCTGCGACTACTGGAAATACTGCGCGATCGACGGGTGGCTGTGCAGTTGCTGCGGCGGCACGTCGAGCAGCTGCCCGCCGGGCACGACGCCTTCGCCGATTACGTGGATCGGCACCTGCCGTAACCCGCACGACGGTTCGGACTACATCGTGTCGTACAACGACTGCTGCGGCAAGACATCGTGCGGAAAATGCTTCTGCAACCGCAACGAGCGCGAGAAGCCGCTGTACAAGCTGTCGCTGAACAACGACATCAACTGGTGCATGGCCAACGGAAATTCGAACTATCACTGTTCGGTTTCGGTTCTGCTGGGAGCGGCAAAACAATGA
- a CDS encoding helix-turn-helix domain-containing protein: MFVFHERFDNADRHAEALRGWNQRYDQIGSGAYRSAVKHAVLDGMQLFQEAANVRIIQRGRLPHDHTVFGMPLTGSGAFAFGGARIERGTMVMARGGAPFELHSPDDMSLIGVVADRALMQQVEDAADVRVDEATLRRGVVDMPTAVLMRASVQVATQLERVLAAPDAYRDARAQRELRGEIGNVLVDLLTYRIPEPSNRLTHACRADIVRRVHDYVIGHPEAPVDVLSLCTQLRVSRRTMQNSFQSVVQTSPLNYVRSLRLSQVRRMLLDTRQADLPISDAAARWGFMHLGHFASAYKAQFGELPSTTARRAVRDAKTR; encoded by the coding sequence GTGTTCGTGTTTCACGAGAGGTTCGACAACGCGGACCGGCATGCCGAGGCGCTGCGCGGCTGGAACCAGCGCTACGACCAGATCGGCTCCGGCGCGTATCGCAGCGCGGTCAAGCATGCGGTGCTGGACGGCATGCAGCTGTTCCAGGAAGCCGCCAACGTGCGCATCATCCAGCGCGGAAGACTGCCGCACGACCATACGGTGTTCGGCATGCCGCTCACCGGCTCGGGTGCATTCGCATTCGGTGGTGCGCGCATCGAGCGCGGCACGATGGTGATGGCGCGCGGCGGTGCGCCGTTCGAGCTGCATTCACCCGACGACATGTCGCTGATCGGTGTCGTCGCCGATCGCGCGCTGATGCAGCAGGTCGAGGATGCGGCCGATGTGCGCGTCGACGAAGCCACGTTGCGGCGCGGCGTCGTCGACATGCCCACCGCCGTGCTGATGCGCGCGAGCGTGCAGGTCGCCACGCAACTCGAGCGCGTGCTGGCGGCACCCGACGCCTACCGCGACGCACGCGCGCAGCGCGAACTGCGCGGCGAGATCGGCAACGTGCTCGTCGATCTCCTCACGTACCGGATTCCCGAACCTTCGAACCGTCTCACGCACGCCTGTCGCGCCGACATCGTGCGCCGCGTGCACGACTACGTGATCGGCCATCCCGAAGCACCGGTCGACGTACTGAGCCTGTGCACGCAATTGCGCGTGAGCCGGCGCACGATGCAGAACAGCTTCCAGTCAGTCGTGCAGACCAGCCCGTTGAATTACGTGCGCTCGCTGCGCCTGTCGCAAGTGCGGCGGATGCTGCTCGATACGCGGCAGGCCGACCTGCCGATCAGCGACGCGGCCGCGCGCTGGGGCTTCATGCATCTCGGGCATTTCGCGAGCGCGTACAAGGCGCAGTTCGGCGAGTTGCCGTCGACCACCGCGCGCCGGGCCGTGCGCGACGCAAAAACGCGCTGA
- a CDS encoding amine dehydrogenase large subunit, with amino-acid sequence MRTRRRTAVLAATLAFAAAWAGSANATEKPEELVVQKMPPWHPHEVYIVDISMPSMTDGRIYVYDADAKKLLGQIDGGFGPGFAISPDHKTSFVATTYFSRGSHGTRTDVVEMTDNTTLDHAGEIVIPAKHAQHVPSPYNTTFSADGKRLYVANITPAASVTVIDAVSKQVLSEIDTAACVLAYPSGNDRFTALCESGKALTVTLDANGKEAKRTMSEAFIDVDKDPAFVNASRYQGAYLFTTYGGNVRSADFSGDKPAFGKPWPLVTDAERAEGWRPGGMQQTAVQARQNRYYVLMHKGGDGSHKDPGTQVWVVDLKSKQRVARWDLAQQKVDPLVSIQVSEDDKPLFYGLTATSDLVVMDARTGKLQHVEKQIGNTSSLLVNP; translated from the coding sequence ATGAGGACAAGGCGACGAACCGCGGTGCTCGCGGCGACGCTGGCGTTCGCGGCGGCATGGGCCGGCAGCGCGAACGCGACGGAAAAGCCGGAGGAACTGGTCGTGCAGAAGATGCCGCCATGGCATCCGCACGAGGTCTATATCGTCGACATCTCGATGCCGTCGATGACCGACGGACGCATCTACGTATATGACGCCGATGCGAAGAAACTGCTCGGCCAGATCGACGGCGGCTTCGGCCCGGGCTTCGCGATTTCGCCCGACCACAAGACGAGCTTCGTCGCGACGACCTACTTCTCGCGCGGCTCGCACGGCACGCGCACCGACGTCGTCGAGATGACCGACAACACGACGCTCGATCATGCGGGCGAGATCGTGATTCCGGCAAAGCATGCGCAGCATGTGCCGTCGCCGTACAACACCACGTTCAGCGCGGACGGCAAGCGGCTGTACGTCGCGAACATCACGCCGGCGGCCTCGGTGACGGTGATCGACGCGGTGTCGAAGCAGGTGCTGTCGGAGATCGACACGGCGGCCTGCGTGCTCGCGTATCCGTCGGGCAACGACCGCTTCACCGCGCTGTGCGAAAGCGGCAAGGCGCTGACCGTCACGCTCGATGCGAACGGCAAGGAAGCGAAGCGCACGATGTCGGAGGCGTTCATCGACGTCGACAAGGATCCGGCGTTCGTGAACGCGTCGCGCTACCAGGGCGCCTATCTGTTCACGACGTACGGCGGCAACGTGCGCAGCGCGGATTTCAGCGGCGACAAGCCCGCGTTCGGCAAGCCGTGGCCGCTCGTGACGGATGCCGAGCGCGCCGAAGGCTGGCGCCCGGGCGGCATGCAGCAGACGGCCGTGCAGGCCCGGCAAAACCGCTACTACGTGCTGATGCACAAGGGCGGCGACGGCTCGCACAAGGATCCCGGCACGCAGGTGTGGGTGGTCGACCTGAAGTCGAAGCAGCGTGTCGCGCGTTGGGATCTCGCGCAGCAGAAGGTCGATCCGCTCGTGTCGATCCAGGTCAGCGAGGACGACAAGCCGCTGTTCTATGGGCTGACGGCGACGTCCGACCTCGTCGTGATGGATGCGCGCACCGGCAAGCTGCAGCACGTCGAGAAGCAGATCGGCAACACGTCGTCGCTGCTCGTCAACCCGTGA
- a CDS encoding isocitrate lyase codes for MAQYQDDIKAVAGLKENHGSAWNAISPEYAARMRAQNKFKTGLDIAKYTAKIMRADMAAYDADPAKYTQSLGCWHGFIGQQKMISIKKHFNSTERRYLYLSGWMVAALRSEFGPLPDQSMHEKTSVSALIRELYTFLRQADARELGGLFRELDAAKDATAKAAIQEKIDNHVTHVVPIIADIDAGFGNAEATYLLAKQFIEAGACCIQIENQVSDEKQCGHQDGKVTVPHEDFLAKIRAIRYAFLELGVDDGIIVARTDSLGAGLTKQIAVTNTPGDLGDQYNAFLDCEELSADQLGNGDVVIKRDGKLLRPKRLPSNLFQFRAGTGEARCVLDCITSLQNGADLLWIETEKPHIAQIGGMVSEIRKVIPNAKLVYNNSPSFNWTLNFRQQAYDALKAEGKDVSAYDRAQLMSVEYDDTELAKLADEKIRTFQADASREAGIFHHLITLPTYHTAALSTDNLAKEYFGDQGMLGYVAGVQRKEIRQGIACVKHQNMSGSDIGDDHKEYFSGEAALKAAGKDNTMNQF; via the coding sequence ATGGCCCAGTATCAAGACGACATCAAGGCAGTTGCCGGTTTGAAGGAAAACCACGGCAGCGCGTGGAATGCGATCAGCCCCGAGTACGCCGCCCGCATGCGTGCCCAGAACAAGTTCAAGACGGGCCTGGACATCGCCAAGTACACCGCGAAGATCATGCGCGCCGACATGGCCGCCTACGACGCCGATCCGGCCAAGTACACGCAGTCGCTGGGTTGCTGGCACGGCTTCATCGGCCAGCAGAAGATGATCTCCATCAAGAAGCACTTCAACAGCACCGAACGCCGCTACCTGTACCTGTCCGGCTGGATGGTCGCTGCGCTGCGCTCCGAGTTCGGCCCGCTGCCGGACCAGTCGATGCACGAAAAGACCTCGGTCAGCGCGCTGATCCGCGAGCTGTACACGTTCCTGCGCCAGGCCGACGCCCGTGAGCTCGGCGGCCTGTTCCGCGAACTCGACGCCGCCAAGGACGCCACGGCGAAGGCCGCGATCCAGGAGAAGATCGACAACCACGTCACGCACGTCGTGCCGATCATCGCCGACATCGACGCCGGTTTCGGCAACGCGGAAGCCACGTACCTGCTGGCCAAGCAGTTCATCGAAGCAGGCGCATGCTGCATCCAGATCGAAAACCAGGTGTCCGACGAGAAGCAGTGCGGCCACCAGGACGGCAAGGTCACGGTGCCGCACGAGGACTTCCTCGCGAAGATCCGCGCGATTCGCTACGCGTTCCTGGAGCTGGGCGTGGACGACGGCATCATCGTCGCCCGTACCGACTCGCTGGGCGCCGGCCTGACCAAGCAGATCGCCGTGACCAACACGCCGGGCGACCTGGGCGACCAGTACAACGCTTTCCTCGACTGCGAAGAACTGTCGGCCGACCAGCTGGGCAACGGTGACGTGGTCATCAAGCGCGACGGCAAGCTGCTGCGTCCGAAGCGCCTGCCGAGCAACCTGTTCCAGTTCCGCGCCGGCACGGGCGAAGCGCGCTGCGTGCTCGACTGCATCACGTCGCTGCAGAACGGCGCCGACCTGCTGTGGATCGAAACCGAAAAACCGCACATCGCCCAGATCGGCGGCATGGTCAGCGAAATCCGCAAGGTCATCCCGAACGCGAAGCTGGTGTACAACAACAGCCCGTCGTTCAACTGGACGCTGAACTTCCGCCAGCAGGCGTACGACGCGCTGAAGGCCGAGGGCAAGGACGTGTCGGCTTACGACCGTGCGCAGCTGATGAGCGTGGAATACGACGACACGGAACTGGCCAAGCTGGCCGACGAGAAGATCCGTACGTTCCAGGCCGATGCATCGCGTGAAGCCGGCATCTTCCATCACCTGATCACGCTGCCGACGTACCACACCGCCGCGCTGTCGACCGACAACCTGGCCAAGGAATACTTCGGCGACCAGGGCATGCTGGGCTACGTGGCCGGCGTGCAGCGCAAGGAAATCCGCCAGGGTATCGCCTGCGTGAAGCACCAGAACATGTCCGGCTCGGACATCGGTGACGATCACAAGGAATACTTCAGCGGCGAAGCAGCGCTGAAGGCGGCCGGCAAGGACAACACGATGAACCAGTTCTGA
- a CDS encoding aldehyde dehydrogenase family protein, whose protein sequence is METNEHFPLLDATRAFLAKPKKMLIGAEWCDAASGRQLDVVNPADGTVLAHVPEADEHDVQQGVAAARRAFDAGPWRTAKTTDRERLLLALADLIEANARELAEIESLDNGKPVMVAQGLDVAMAAQCFRYMAGWATKIEGSVIDAGMPYMPDSEIFTYTRKEPVGVVGAIIPWNFPLLMAAWKLAPALATGCTVVLKPAEDTPLSALRLGELIQAAGFPDGVVNIVTGYGHTAGAALSRDPRVDKIAFTGSTQTGKTIGHAALDNMTRMSLELGGKSPVIVLPDVDPDKAALGVANAIFFNQGQVCTAGSRAYIHATVFDDVIERVAKIAASLKIGPGLDPSTQIGPLVSAKQRQRVCGYIDSGFGEGARAAAGGRAIDGPGFFVEPTVLVDTTQAMRVVREEIFGPVLVAMPFDDVDTAVQLANDTPYGLGASIWSNDLSAIHKLIPRIAAGTVWVNCHSLLDNAMPFGGMKQSGFGRELGRAVIDQYTESKSVMMNYA, encoded by the coding sequence ATGGAGACGAACGAACATTTCCCGCTGCTCGACGCCACGCGCGCGTTTCTCGCGAAGCCGAAGAAGATGCTGATCGGCGCCGAGTGGTGCGACGCAGCGTCGGGCCGCCAGCTCGACGTCGTGAACCCGGCCGACGGCACCGTGCTCGCGCACGTGCCCGAAGCGGACGAGCACGACGTGCAGCAGGGCGTCGCCGCTGCGCGGCGCGCATTCGACGCGGGGCCGTGGCGCACCGCGAAGACCACCGACCGCGAGCGCCTGCTGCTCGCGCTCGCCGACCTGATCGAAGCGAATGCGCGCGAGCTGGCGGAGATCGAGTCGCTCGACAACGGCAAGCCCGTGATGGTGGCGCAGGGGCTCGACGTCGCGATGGCCGCGCAGTGCTTCCGCTACATGGCCGGCTGGGCGACGAAGATCGAAGGCAGCGTGATCGACGCGGGCATGCCTTACATGCCGGACAGCGAGATCTTCACCTATACGCGCAAGGAGCCCGTCGGCGTGGTCGGTGCGATCATTCCGTGGAATTTCCCGCTGCTGATGGCCGCGTGGAAGCTTGCGCCCGCACTGGCCACGGGCTGCACCGTGGTGTTGAAGCCCGCGGAAGATACGCCGCTCAGCGCGTTGCGCCTCGGCGAGCTGATTCAGGCGGCCGGCTTTCCCGACGGCGTCGTCAATATCGTCACCGGTTACGGTCACACGGCCGGCGCCGCGCTGTCGCGCGATCCGCGCGTCGACAAGATCGCATTCACGGGCTCGACGCAGACGGGCAAGACGATCGGCCACGCGGCGCTCGACAACATGACGCGGATGTCGCTCGAACTCGGCGGCAAGTCGCCGGTGATCGTGCTGCCCGACGTCGATCCCGACAAGGCCGCACTGGGCGTGGCGAACGCGATCTTCTTCAACCAGGGGCAGGTGTGCACGGCCGGGTCGCGCGCGTACATCCATGCGACGGTGTTTGACGACGTGATCGAGCGCGTCGCGAAGATCGCCGCGAGCCTGAAGATCGGCCCGGGGCTGGACCCGTCGACGCAGATCGGCCCGCTCGTCTCGGCGAAGCAGCGCCAGCGCGTGTGCGGCTATATCGACTCGGGCTTCGGCGAGGGCGCGCGCGCCGCCGCGGGCGGCCGGGCGATCGACGGCCCCGGCTTCTTCGTCGAACCCACCGTGCTGGTCGACACGACGCAGGCGATGCGCGTCGTGCGCGAGGAGATCTTCGGGCCGGTGCTCGTCGCGATGCCGTTCGACGACGTCGACACGGCCGTGCAGCTCGCCAACGACACGCCGTACGGCCTCGGCGCGAGCATCTGGTCGAACGACCTTTCCGCGATCCACAAGTTGATCCCGCGCATCGCGGCCGGCACGGTGTGGGTCAACTGCCACTCGCTGCTCGACAACGCGATGCCGTTCGGTGGGATGAAGCAGTCGGGTTTCGGTCGCGAACTCGGCCGTGCGGTGATCGACCAGTACACGGAAAGCAAGTCGGTGATGATGAACTACGCGTGA
- the mauD gene encoding methylamine dehydrogenase accessory protein MauD, giving the protein MMQTALTVSTALLWVAVVALGAICLALVRQIGILYERIMPAGALMIDKGPAVGAIAPTFELTDIRGAQVKVGGFDASGKATLLFFLSPTCPVCKKLLPLLPSLQASESTPVNIVLASDGDADEHTRFARKHDLGRFPYVLSQELGLAYQIGKLPYAVLLDETGTVRAKGLVNTREHLESLFEAKERGVASLQQFVHGDHGHDHDHDAHAQHA; this is encoded by the coding sequence ATGATGCAAACCGCTCTCACCGTTTCCACCGCGCTGCTGTGGGTGGCCGTCGTCGCGCTCGGCGCGATCTGTCTCGCGCTCGTGCGCCAGATCGGCATCCTGTACGAACGCATCATGCCGGCCGGCGCGTTGATGATCGACAAGGGGCCGGCGGTCGGCGCGATCGCGCCGACGTTCGAACTGACCGACATTCGCGGCGCGCAGGTGAAGGTCGGCGGCTTCGATGCGTCGGGCAAGGCGACGCTGCTGTTCTTCCTGTCGCCGACGTGCCCCGTCTGCAAGAAGTTGCTGCCGCTGCTGCCGTCGCTGCAGGCGAGCGAATCGACGCCGGTGAACATCGTGCTCGCGAGCGATGGCGATGCCGACGAACACACGCGCTTCGCACGCAAGCACGACCTCGGGCGCTTCCCGTACGTGCTGTCGCAGGAGCTTGGCCTCGCGTACCAGATCGGCAAGCTGCCGTACGCGGTGCTGCTCGACGAAACCGGCACGGTGCGAGCGAAGGGGCTCGTCAATACGCGCGAGCATCTCGAGAGCCTGTTCGAAGCGAAGGAGCGCGGCGTTGCATCCCTGCAGCAGTTCGTGCACGGCGATCACGGCCACGACCACGACCACGACGCGCACGCGCAGCACGCATGA
- a CDS encoding GlxA family transcriptional regulator, with protein MPEDFHFLLLPGFSALGFMSAVEPLRVANRFRTELYRWHVISADGAPVAASNGIPVAAEAACAEVDKVDTVFVVAGFDPLVCYTRAIGDWLRRQHRHGATLGGIDTGSFVLAEAGLFDASQPLTLHWEALAAFRERYPGLNATQELFEIDDRRITCAGGTASIDMMLDLIGRRHGADLAAAISEQFVVSRIRQRSDSQRLEIAARYGVHNRKLIQVIGTMQRHMETPLGSDALAQEVSITRRQLERLFSATLNDTPTHFYLNLRLDRARELLQQTDMSITSVCVACGFESPSHFSRTYRTRFGLSPRNDRRATR; from the coding sequence ATGCCCGAGGATTTCCATTTCCTGCTGCTGCCCGGCTTCTCCGCACTCGGCTTCATGTCCGCGGTCGAGCCGCTGCGCGTCGCGAACCGCTTTCGCACCGAGCTCTATCGCTGGCACGTGATCAGCGCCGACGGCGCGCCCGTCGCCGCGAGCAACGGCATACCGGTCGCCGCCGAGGCCGCGTGCGCGGAGGTCGACAAGGTCGATACGGTGTTCGTCGTCGCGGGTTTCGATCCGCTCGTGTGCTACACCCGCGCGATCGGCGACTGGCTGCGCCGCCAGCACCGTCATGGTGCAACGCTCGGCGGTATCGACACGGGCAGCTTCGTGCTCGCGGAAGCCGGGCTGTTCGACGCATCGCAGCCGCTCACGCTGCACTGGGAAGCACTGGCCGCGTTCCGCGAACGCTACCCCGGGCTGAACGCGACGCAGGAGCTGTTCGAGATCGACGACCGGCGCATCACGTGCGCGGGCGGCACCGCGTCGATCGACATGATGCTCGACCTGATCGGGCGGCGGCATGGCGCCGATCTCGCGGCGGCGATCTCCGAGCAGTTCGTCGTCAGCCGGATCCGGCAGCGCTCCGACAGCCAGCGGCTCGAGATCGCCGCACGCTACGGCGTGCACAACCGCAAGCTGATCCAGGTGATCGGCACGATGCAGCGGCACATGGAAACCCCGCTCGGCTCCGATGCACTCGCGCAGGAGGTGTCGATCACGCGCCGCCAGCTCGAACGGCTGTTCAGCGCGACGCTGAACGACACGCCGACGCATTTCTACCTGAACCTGCGCCTCGATCGCGCGCGTGAACTGCTGCAGCAGACGGACATGAGCATCACGTCGGTTTGCGTCGCGTGCGGGTTCGAATCGCCGTCGCATTTCTCGCGCACATATCGCACGCGATTCGGGCTGAGCCCGCGCAACGACCGGCGCGCGACGCGCTGA